A stretch of the Synergistota bacterium genome encodes the following:
- the rpoC gene encoding DNA-directed RNA polymerase subunit beta' has product MEIKGIKIKLASPDQIRKWSRGEVRKPETINYRTLKPERDGLFCERIFGPTRDYECYCGKYKHIKYKGIVCERCGVEVTESRVRRERMGHIELAVPVVHIWYLKGIPSKLSLLLGIPSKDLEKVVYFASLRKREQLYKVMNESRGICKRGDIITGSQYRIHAHFDKQFKAEEAYRVVDVTEIPLEKGEVITATQLERLKAEFGDMVEGEPCYEIVEIDESVTGIPYRVGDLVPLSEYSSILENVGEDKVRAEPFLLRGEETRIITKVLKIPFRKGDFLSASEYELYRKKYEDKFRTRLENANFEETCYIVINPGSSPFKQGDIIVESEYELCRRYDPSFEAGVGAEAIKKLLQNLDLDHLAEELRLQIKESTGQKKSKLIKRLEVVEAFRYSGNKPEWMVLDVLPVIPPELRPMVQLDGGRFATSDLNDLYRRVINRNNRLKKLLSLRAPEIIVRNEKRMLQEAVDALLDNGRRSRPVLGPGNRALKSLTDMLRGKKGRFRQNLLGKRVDYSGRSVIVIGPNLKLYQCGLPRQMALELFKPFVMRRLVEKGIVPNIKSARRMIERGKTEVWDVLEEVIKEHPVLLNRAPTLHRLSIQAFEPVLTEGKAIRIHPLICTAFNADFDGDQMAVHVPLSLEAQAEGRIIMLSANNLLSPANGIPIVTPTQDMVIGCYYLTTERSGVKGEGRRFVTAEEVLLAYEHKLVHLHAPIYLKAKNGCVKFEDGEVEVSPVEDGWFKTTVGRVYFNSLLPKRLRFVNELIDKKKLAGILGRCYKECGQAVMVELLDKIKEVGFHMATQMGLTISIDDVHIPYHKAEMLKEADERTRIVDERFKRGVITEEEKIREKERIWSGVVNRMTELALKEMDVLNPLGMMVSSGARGSRAQLGQMAGIRGLMMDPSGRVIEFPIRSNFREGLSVLEYFISTHGARKGLADTALRTAKSGYLTRRLVDVAQDIIVRSEDCGTDKGIEISALIKGGKVVIPLEERIIGRYAAEDIVNPKTGEVIVPKGEEITEEKANLIVKAGIKKVRVRSPLTCSLRHGVCAKCYGRNLATGRRVDLGEAVGIVAAQSIGEPGTQLTMRTFHTGGVRTGEDITQGLPRAEQLFEVRRPKRAAFIAEFDGVISEIKQQDGKYKLTLESESGIKKVYNIPITLSLLVDEGDEVKKGDLLTEGDLDPQEILAIQGVGAVQRYLVDQIQMVYRAQGVVINDRHIETIIRKIVPPNKVRVVSEGDTHLLPGEVIYTEDLEAIEKFIEIENRKITEENLSILVGKKVEETVKEKSDDGIRLHKGDVLEEGDVMRLSSPDCTVKEVVIEDGESPLRVVFGELEFSQRVLNKVLAEPVFDADGNVVAEDGDIITRDLLNRILDSDIRQILIRDESILKDLVGEITSEPVVDVDTGKEILPADTLISHDHIELIANSRVKEIKVWRRVETVSLRDKLRNYLFTTIWGGVITSDLTRGEEVAIEKGTRVDSADIIDAILDLNLPVIEIDGKMIDLVEAKMNILTDEVYGKILAQPLLNSEGNEIFPAGQELNQKTLHEIAQLPVNELVVRSLLSGAVSYQLEQKVGYVRRQRRKPVVKPLLQGITKAALTTDSFLSAASFQQTAQVLTSAAVKGAYDPLLGLKENVIIGHLIPAGTGLDIYRKVRIKERGDLIREEHPVEPVEKIAAE; this is encoded by the coding sequence ATGGAGATTAAGGGTATAAAGATAAAGCTTGCTTCCCCAGATCAGATAAGGAAGTGGTCTCGGGGAGAGGTCAGAAAGCCGGAGACCATTAACTATAGAACTTTAAAGCCTGAGAGAGACGGGCTCTTCTGTGAGAGAATCTTTGGCCCCACGCGTGATTATGAATGTTATTGCGGAAAATATAAGCATATAAAGTATAAGGGAATAGTCTGCGAAAGATGTGGTGTTGAGGTTACGGAATCGAGGGTTAGAAGAGAACGCATGGGACATATAGAGCTCGCGGTTCCTGTGGTTCATATCTGGTATCTCAAGGGTATTCCGAGCAAGCTGAGTCTTCTTCTCGGTATCCCGTCTAAGGACTTGGAAAAAGTTGTTTACTTCGCTTCTCTCCGTAAAAGAGAACAGCTCTATAAGGTGATGAATGAAAGCAGAGGGATTTGCAAAAGGGGAGATATAATTACTGGTTCCCAATATAGGATTCACGCTCATTTTGATAAGCAGTTTAAGGCGGAGGAGGCTTATAGGGTTGTAGATGTTACGGAGATACCTCTGGAGAAAGGAGAGGTTATCACCGCTACCCAGCTCGAGCGTCTTAAAGCAGAGTTTGGTGATATGGTTGAAGGGGAACCATGCTATGAAATAGTTGAGATAGACGAATCCGTAACGGGAATTCCTTATAGGGTGGGGGATTTGGTTCCTCTTTCAGAATATAGCTCGATTCTCGAGAATGTGGGAGAGGATAAGGTAAGAGCTGAGCCTTTCTTACTCAGGGGAGAGGAAACGAGGATAATAACGAAAGTTCTTAAAATACCTTTTAGGAAAGGCGATTTTCTGAGCGCTTCAGAATACGAGCTTTATAGAAAGAAGTATGAGGATAAGTTTAGAACGCGATTAGAAAATGCTAATTTTGAGGAAACGTGCTATATAGTCATAAATCCAGGGAGCTCTCCCTTTAAGCAGGGAGATATTATCGTGGAGAGCGAGTACGAGCTCTGTAGGAGATATGATCCGTCTTTTGAAGCTGGGGTTGGAGCGGAGGCTATAAAGAAGCTCCTTCAGAATTTGGATTTGGATCATTTGGCTGAGGAGCTAAGGCTTCAGATAAAGGAGTCTACTGGCCAGAAGAAGAGTAAGCTTATAAAGAGGCTTGAAGTTGTTGAAGCGTTTAGATATTCCGGCAATAAGCCAGAGTGGATGGTGCTTGATGTTCTTCCGGTAATACCTCCTGAGCTTAGGCCTATGGTTCAGCTCGATGGAGGTAGATTTGCGACATCTGATCTTAACGATCTTTACAGGAGGGTTATAAACAGGAATAATCGATTGAAGAAGCTTCTTTCCTTGAGGGCTCCTGAGATCATAGTTAGAAATGAGAAGAGGATGCTTCAAGAAGCGGTTGATGCCCTTCTCGATAACGGTAGGAGATCCAGGCCTGTTTTAGGTCCCGGAAATAGAGCTTTGAAATCACTTACGGATATGCTTAGAGGCAAAAAAGGTAGATTCCGCCAAAATCTTTTGGGAAAGCGTGTGGATTACTCTGGTAGATCCGTTATAGTTATAGGTCCAAATCTTAAGCTCTATCAGTGCGGGCTTCCAAGACAAATGGCTCTTGAGCTGTTTAAGCCGTTCGTTATGAGAAGACTTGTTGAGAAAGGGATCGTTCCGAATATAAAGAGTGCTCGTAGAATGATAGAGCGGGGAAAAACAGAGGTTTGGGATGTATTGGAGGAAGTCATAAAAGAGCACCCGGTTCTTTTAAACCGTGCTCCTACGCTCCATAGATTGAGCATTCAGGCTTTTGAGCCGGTATTAACTGAGGGGAAGGCTATAAGGATACATCCTCTTATATGTACCGCATTCAACGCGGATTTCGATGGAGACCAAATGGCAGTTCATGTTCCACTTTCCCTTGAAGCTCAGGCTGAGGGAAGAATTATTATGCTATCGGCTAATAATCTGCTCTCACCGGCTAATGGAATTCCTATTGTGACGCCGACCCAGGATATGGTTATAGGTTGCTATTACCTTACTACGGAAAGAAGCGGAGTTAAGGGTGAGGGCAGAAGGTTTGTAACTGCTGAGGAGGTACTTCTTGCTTACGAGCATAAATTGGTTCATCTTCATGCACCTATATATCTTAAGGCTAAGAATGGCTGTGTGAAGTTTGAGGACGGTGAAGTGGAGGTTTCTCCTGTGGAAGACGGCTGGTTTAAGACTACCGTGGGGAGGGTTTACTTCAACAGTCTTCTTCCTAAAAGATTGCGCTTTGTGAATGAGCTTATAGATAAAAAGAAGCTGGCGGGTATCCTGGGGCGCTGTTATAAGGAGTGCGGTCAGGCGGTTATGGTTGAGCTTCTGGATAAGATAAAGGAAGTTGGTTTTCATATGGCTACGCAGATGGGGCTAACTATTTCTATAGATGATGTTCATATTCCTTATCATAAAGCTGAGATGCTTAAGGAAGCCGATGAGAGAACGAGAATAGTGGATGAGAGATTTAAAAGAGGCGTTATAACCGAGGAGGAAAAGATTCGGGAGAAAGAGAGAATCTGGAGTGGAGTGGTGAATAGAATGACGGAACTCGCCCTGAAGGAAATGGATGTTCTCAATCCGCTCGGTATGATGGTTTCCTCGGGAGCGAGAGGTAGTCGAGCTCAGCTTGGACAGATGGCGGGCATAAGGGGCTTGATGATGGATCCTTCTGGAAGGGTCATAGAGTTCCCAATAAGATCTAACTTTAGAGAAGGCTTGAGCGTTCTCGAGTACTTTATATCCACCCATGGTGCAAGAAAAGGTTTGGCTGATACCGCCTTAAGAACCGCGAAATCTGGGTATTTAACGAGGAGACTCGTAGATGTGGCTCAGGATATAATTGTCAGAAGTGAAGATTGTGGAACAGACAAGGGCATAGAAATATCTGCTCTAATAAAAGGCGGAAAGGTTGTAATCCCACTTGAGGAACGGATAATCGGCAGGTATGCTGCTGAGGACATAGTTAATCCTAAAACCGGTGAGGTTATCGTTCCTAAAGGAGAGGAAATTACGGAGGAAAAGGCTAATCTTATAGTTAAAGCGGGCATAAAAAAGGTTAGGGTCAGATCGCCTTTAACCTGCTCGCTTCGCCATGGAGTATGCGCCAAGTGCTATGGCAGAAACCTTGCAACAGGAAGAAGGGTTGACCTTGGAGAAGCCGTAGGAATTGTTGCCGCTCAGTCTATAGGAGAGCCGGGAACTCAGCTTACTATGAGAACCTTCCACACCGGAGGAGTTAGAACCGGTGAGGATATAACGCAAGGTCTGCCGAGAGCTGAGCAGCTGTTTGAGGTTAGAAGACCTAAGAGAGCTGCTTTTATAGCGGAATTTGATGGAGTGATTTCTGAGATTAAACAGCAGGATGGGAAATATAAGCTTACGCTTGAGTCAGAAAGCGGTATTAAGAAGGTCTACAACATACCAATTACTCTTAGCTTGCTCGTTGACGAAGGTGATGAAGTTAAGAAGGGAGATCTCTTGACAGAAGGAGATCTTGATCCTCAGGAGATTTTGGCTATCCAGGGCGTTGGTGCGGTGCAAAGGTATCTCGTTGATCAGATTCAGATGGTTTATAGGGCTCAGGGGGTTGTTATAAACGATAGGCATATAGAGACGATAATAAGGAAAATAGTGCCTCCAAATAAGGTAAGGGTCGTTAGTGAGGGGGACACTCATCTCCTGCCGGGAGAAGTCATATATACTGAAGATCTCGAAGCTATAGAGAAATTCATAGAGATTGAGAACAGGAAGATAACCGAGGAAAACTTAAGTATACTCGTTGGTAAGAAGGTGGAAGAGACCGTTAAGGAAAAGAGTGATGATGGTATAAGGCTCCATAAAGGGGATGTCCTTGAAGAAGGAGATGTTATGCGTTTGAGCTCTCCAGATTGCACGGTTAAGGAAGTCGTTATTGAGGATGGAGAATCCCCATTAAGGGTAGTATTCGGTGAGCTTGAGTTCTCTCAAAGGGTGTTAAACAAGGTTCTCGCGGAACCCGTATTTGATGCGGATGGTAATGTAGTAGCGGAAGATGGGGACATCATAACCAGAGATCTACTTAATAGGATTCTCGATAGCGACATCAGGCAGATTTTGATACGCGATGAGAGCATTCTTAAGGATCTTGTGGGTGAGATAACTTCTGAGCCTGTTGTGGATGTCGACACTGGTAAGGAGATTCTGCCTGCGGATACGTTGATTTCTCATGATCATATAGAGCTTATAGCGAATAGCAGAGTTAAGGAAATAAAGGTTTGGAGAAGAGTGGAAACCGTTTCTCTAAGGGATAAGCTGAGAAACTATCTCTTTACCACGATATGGGGAGGAGTTATCACTTCTGATCTAACCAGAGGAGAAGAAGTTGCAATTGAAAAGGGAACAAGGGTTGACTCGGCTGATATTATAGATGCCATACTTGATTTGAATCTTCCGGTCATTGAGATTGATGGGAAAATGATAGATCTCGTTGAAGCTAAGATGAACATATTAACGGATGAAGTATACGGTAAGATACTGGCACAACCTCTTTTGAATAGCGAAGGCAATGAAATCTTCCCTGCGGGTCAGGAGCTAAATCAAAAAACGCTTCATGAAATCGCTCAGCTACCTGTAAATGAGCTTGTAGTAAGAAGTCTCCTTTCTGGCGCGGTTTCATATCAGCTTGAGCAAAAGGTGGGCTATGTGAGGCGTCAGCGTAGAAAACCCGTTGTAAAACCACTTCTTCAGGGTATAACCAAGGCTGCGTTAACTACCGATAGCTTCCTTTCTGCTGCATCCTTCCAGCAAACCGCTCAAGTTTTAACGTCTGCTGCGGTCAAGGGAGCCTATGATCCTCTCTTGGGTCTTAAGGAGAACGTGATCATTGGGCACCTTATACCGGCTGGTACCGGTCTGGATATATACAGAAAGGTGAGGATTAAAGAAAGGGGAGATCTTATAAGGGAGGAGCATCCCGTTGAACCTGTGGAGAAAATTGCTGCTGAATAA